The nucleotide window GTAATGGGGTGGCATCCGATCATGACATTTTCAAGAACCGTCATGGATTCAAAGAGACGAATATTCTGAAAGGTTCTGGCCAGCCCTTTTTTTGTAACAATATTGGGTTTAAGCCCGTTTATCCTCTCCTGCTTTCCTTTGGGAAAGATAAGAATATCCCCTTTTGTGGGTTTGTAAATACCTGTAATGCAGTTAAAAAATGTTGTTTTACCGGCACCATTGGGACCGATAAGAGCTGCAATCTGCCCTGCGTGAATACAGATATCAAGGCTGTCAAGGGCCCGTAAGCCGCCAAAGGCCATGGTCATGTTTTTTACTTCAAGAATAGGTTTCATTTAAACACTTTAATGGTTGAAAAGAGTTATGTTTTTTGAAATTTGTATGTTTTGCGGACATTTTTTATGATTCCGCCGGGCCTGAAAACCATCATAAGAACAAGAACCGCACCAAATATGATCATTCTGAATTCTGCAAATGCCCTTAAATATTCCGGTAGCAAAATGAGAAGAAGCGCTCCTGAAATCACACCGGTTATGGAACCCATGCCGCCAAGCACAACCGTACACAGTATAATTACCGACTCCCATATGGTAAAACTGGCAGGATTGATAAAAGTTGTTTTTGCGGCAAAAATCACACCTCCCATCCCGGCCCACATGGCCCCTAGTCCAAAGGCTCTAAGTTTTGTTTTTGCCTTGTCGATTCCCATGGCCTGGCAAGCTATTTCATCGTCTTTAAGGGCAATCCAGGCTCTTCCGATCCGTGAATTTTCAAGTCGGTTGATCACAAATATGGTAAAGATGACCAGCCCCACAATGATGTAGTATAAATAAATGATTGATCCTGAAAGGGAAAGGTCAACGCCGAAAAGAGGGGGCTTGGGAATATTGGCGATGCCGCTGGGGCCAAAGGAGAAATCATTCCAGTTTTCAAGAACAAGGCGAATGATTTCTCCAAATCCCAGGGTTACAATGGCAAGGTAGTCCCCCCTGAGTCTTAATACAGGGTAACCCAGTATTACGCCAAAGATCAGAGCAAGAATTCCGCCTAAGGGCAGGGCAATCCAGAATATAAGGCCGTAGTGATAGTTGAGCAGGGCATAGGAGTATGCTCCCACAGCAAAAAAAGCGACATATCCAAGGTCCAAAAGTCC belongs to Desulfobacula toluolica Tol2 and includes:
- a CDS encoding ABC transporter permease subunit — translated: MTIKSEIKKSILAALWFMFLTFPIMVIRVNTVENIVQWRWINMAFVGAGSFFFSMLWRYMIKQKSMKAKKEAIDKLSFVQKISQKKKIFIPLMILLGCFILAFPHLFSMYQTNIMISALIYVMLGLGLNIVIGLAGLLDLGYVAFFAVGAYSYALLNYHYGLIFWIALPLGGILALIFGVILGYPVLRLRGDYLAIVTLGFGEIIRLVLENWNDFSFGPSGIANIPKPPLFGVDLSLSGSIIYLYYIIVGLVIFTIFVINRLENSRIGRAWIALKDDEIACQAMGIDKAKTKLRAFGLGAMWAGMGGVIFAAKTTFINPASFTIWESVIILCTVVLGGMGSITGVISGALLLILLPEYLRAFAEFRMIIFGAVLVLMMVFRPGGIIKNVRKTYKFQKT